Proteins encoded within one genomic window of Haematobia irritans isolate KBUSLIRL chromosome 5, ASM5000362v1, whole genome shotgun sequence:
- the LOC142238440 gene encoding outer dynein arm-docking complex subunit 4 isoform X1 — translation MSNVLKDFLDIDKQQELLQSFTRLGVPSDDEANEDQAQQKKTTRRHIPSSPRTKPAATERRKSVKFEDTDAPPVGKAAQRGNRIEAELRAARKRVEELSKKKKPKENFVDFYTDKDRAAAVSAGFFDIKQSLQIKQKQDRNEALMIPEEGDISSIIALGLKEIKNANPENAIIFFTKALELNNTDINALVSRSKCYLLLGEASKALVDANLALTEDKNNIRAIYQKAESLYYLGQFEQSLMYFHRGARARPELNSFRLGVQKTQEAIENTIGAKNKSGTTSASNKTKMKKSGDNTPKSQATSARPHRSKPTKAELERRNARKLLGELCVDKEYLENLLKHPDLIRADTNTENISSYAKEAVEFLNKRQEFWRQQRPCNALPNHKNLPMDAMPRWF, via the exons ATGTCGAATGTCCTTAAAGATTTTCTGGATATTGATAAGCAGCAAGAGCTCCTTCAAAGTTTTACCCGTTTGGGAGTACCATCGGATGACGAAGCTAACGAAGACCAGGCTCAGCAAAAAAAGACCACACGTAGGCATATACCATCATCGCCAAGGACCAAGCCAGCGGCAACCGAAAGAAGAAAATCGGTGAAATTTGAGGATACTGATGCCCCTCCCGTGGGAAAAGCAGCCCAACGTGGAAATCGCATTGAGGCTGAACTCAGAGCTGCTCGTAAAAGAGTCGAAGAACTGTCCAAAAAGAAGaaacctaaagaaaattttgtggacttCTATACAGACAAGGATAGAGCTGCCGCTGTGTCTGCTGGTTTTTTTGACATAAAACAAAGTTTGCAAATCAAGCAAAAACAAGACCGCAATGAGGCATTAATGATTCCCGAAGAAGGAGATATTAGTTCAATAATTGCATTGGGCTTAAAGGAAATTAAGAATGCAAATCCggaaaatgcaattattttCTTTACGAAG GCCTTGGAGCTTAACAACACCGATATTAATGCTTTGGTTTCCCGTAGCAAATGTTATCTGCTTTTGGGAGAGGCTTCCAAAGCGTTGGTCGATGCTAATCTGGCCCTTACTGaggataaaaataatatacggGCCATTTATCAAAAAGCTGAATCTCTTTACTATCTGGGCCAATTTGAACAAAGCCTTATGTATTTCCATCGAGGAGCCAGGGCACGACCTGAACTAAACTCATTTCGCTTGGGCGTGCAGAAAACTCAAGAAGCTATAGAGAATACAATTGGTGCTAAAAACAAAAGTGGCACTACAAGTGCctcaaataaaaccaaaatgaaGAAGTCTGGAGACAATACTCCCAAATCCCAAGCAACTAGTGCTCGCCCACATAGATCGAAACCCACAAAAGCCGAATTGGAACGTAGAAACGCCCGTAAATTGTTGGGTGAGCTGTGTGTCGACAAGGAATATTTGGAGAATCTATTGAAGCATCCCGATTTGATCAGGGCCGATACAAATACAGAGAACATTTCTTCATATGCCAAGGAAGCCGTGGAGTTTCTTAATAAACGACAGGAGTTCTGGAGGCAACAACGTCCCTGCAATGCATTACCAAATCATAAAAATCTTCCCATGGATGCAATGCCACGCTggttttaa
- the flap gene encoding flapper isoform X3 has protein sequence MSKPMLYHHLPSPNGKTLLRMPSGRSNRLLFTTLVIIAASIWNNNVVYGAPAKLDPIAVAVPNDSSESLTTVAGPHSSVGATEIDIENVHLVEIPSESSKKSLKGLPQYIIDLNDPDIDGPVEYMPNGERGLSVIAWDLLPPDHADPVNDKTNDGPNRKSIVGLSASQQHMGSASETSYTIQSSETSQEDKSGFGHSQIFSHNVETSTTARSTTTPRTTSTTVRTTTTPRTTTTQRTTTTPRTTTTPRTTTTPRTTTTPRTTRRTTTTTTTSTTPQPDSSEFFKLEGGDSYTLPSWLADIDDPDLDVAVAYVIPEDINQYNHTISKDILPPLEPYTDLNALNVTPPTTNKPSSTTTTVRTTTARPSTTTTTRTTTTTTTTTRRPTTTRSTTPRTTYRSGGGSSQGSHWVRAKPTKSTIRPTTSVFNNQITSSLSSQTFNSLSTTTSSGNYNRTPTTPTSSTTSTTTTTQKPKTTINSFNSHSTSVSNIDKITSEEVTSAGIQKPPNPFLGAYNPQPFSKPSTTTTTRKPTTTTTTTTTSTTPSPNDVNPFEPTIPPWLAQFDYVDVGPGVPFVYNPDDEESPVDDDIQPPSKFNAEGDSGKTTSSSFSNSQNSGQSSFSNKFSSTATSLTSASSIPSKVTIPLPSIEISQDDNTLTQPQDVFAPTQTSSAEAINVSKKTSSSFNAHFPARFEPTTAGVENTNKIPLAADRESFPPFNTPTIPGSPLPTKTTFSKSEDGKVITNNIFLNSGGSTTQSSVTKPFGTFVTGNSVTKGTGTGSTTGFTKVSTSSNQFTTSSAASGFVTASTNSGGNKYTGNFGGPPGVLAPNGIPSKPSGFVTAATSAPTKAFSTSPTSGPSFGTTSAVGNSGKFTGSFGGPPGVLRPYDNVKSI, from the exons ATGTCTAAGCCTATGCTGTACCATCACTTGCCATCGCCAAATGGAAAAACCCTTTTGCGCATGCCCAGCGGCAGAAGCAATCGGCTGCTGTTCACAACACTGGTGATAATAGCTGCATCAATTTGGAATAACAATGTTGTTTATGGAGCACCAGCAAAACTTg ATCCCATTGCCGTTGCCGTTCCCAATGATAGTTCGGAATCGCTTACAACTGTAGCTGGCCCCCATTCTTCGGTCGGTGCCACCGAAATAGatattgaaaatgttcatttagtGGAAATACCCTCGGAAAGCTCTAAGAAATCGCTTAAAGGTTTGCCTCAGTACATTATTGACTTGAATGATCCAGATATAGATGGCCCCGTGGAGTATATGCCCAATGGTGAGCGAGGTTTAAGTGTTATCGCATGGGACTTGCTGCCACCAGATCATGCTGATCCTGTTAATGATAAAACCAACGATGGTCCCAACCGAAAATCCATTGTAGGACTTTCAGCTAGTCAACAGCATATGGGATCAGCATCGGAAACCTCATACACCATTCAGTCTTCGGAAACTAGCCAAGAAGATAAGAGTGGATTTGGGCATAGTCAAATATTTTCGCACAATGTCGAGACATCTACAACTGCTAGGTCTACGACAACTCCTCGTACTACATCAACCACTGTTCGTACTACTACGACGCCACGTACAACTACCACACAACGCACAACTACCACACCACGAACTACTACAACACCACGTACTACAACAACACCACGTACTActacaacaccacgtaccactcGGAGAACAACTACCACAACTACTACAAGCACCACACCTCAGCCAGATTCGTCGGAATTCTTTAAATTAGAAGGTGGCGATTCATACACACTACCTTCATGGTTGGCCGACATAGATGATCCGGATCTGGATGTGGCAGTTGCCTATGTTATACCTGAGGATATCAATCAATATAATCATACCATTTCCAAAGATATTCTTCCACCTCTGGAACCCTATACAGACCTTAATGCCTTGAATGTAACACCTCCTACAACGAATAAACCTTCCAGCACCACTACTACAGTGAGAACTACAACTGCAAGGCCTTCAACGACAACAACTACTAGAACAACCACCACCACTACGACTACGACTAGAAGGCCAACAACCACCAGATCAACCACACCTAGAACCACCTATCGTTCTGGTGGCGGCAGTTCCCAAGGATCCCATTGGGTTCGAGCTAAGCCCACAAAATCAACAATTCGACCTACTACAAGTGTATTCAATAATCAAATCACCTCCTCACTCTCCAGTCAGACATTTAATTCACTCTCCACCACAACATCTTCTGGAAATTATAATCGCACTCCCACCACTCCCACATCCAGCACAACTAGCACGACGACAACTACCCAAAAGCCCAAAACGACTATAAATTCCTTTAATAGCCATTCTACCTCTGTCTCCAATATAGACAAAATCACCAGTGAAGAAGTAACGTCGGCAGGCATTCAAAAACCGCCAAATCCCTTCCTAGGAGCCTATAATCCTCAACCATTTTCTAAGCCTAGTACTACAACCACCACAAGGAAACCTACCACCACGACGACCACTACCACAACCAGCACAACACCATCTCCAAATGATGTGAATCCCTTTGAACCTACTATACCTCCATGGTTGGCCCAATTCGATTATGTTGATGTTGGTCCTGGTGTACCCTTCGTCTATAATCCGGATGACGAGGAGTCCCCTGTCGATGACGACATACAACCACCTTCTAAATTCAATGCTGAGGGAGATTCAGGCAAAACCACTTCATCTTCCTTTTCGAATTCCCAGAATTCTGGCCAATCAAGCTTCTCAAATAAATTCTCTTCTACTGCTACCTCTCTAACTTCTGCTTCTTCTATCCCATCCAAAGTAACAATTCCACTTCCATCCATTGAAATCAGTCAAGACGATAACACGTTGACACAACCGCAAGATGTGTTCGCACCAACGCAGACTAGTTCCGCGGAGGCcattaatgttagtaaaaagacCTCATCAagttttaacgcccattttccaGCACGATTTGAGCCAACTACTGCTGGCGTGGAGAATACCAATAAAATACCATTGGCTGCGGATCGTGAATCATTCCCACCATTCAATACTCCCACTATTCCCGGCTCACCATTGCCAACAAAGACAACTTTCAGCAAAAGTGAAGATGGCAAAGTTATAACCAATAACATTTTCCTCAATAGTGGAGGATCAACAACACAATCTTCAGTCACTAAGCCATTTGGAACATTTGTCACTGGCAACTCTGTAACTAAAG gtaCAGGTACAGGAAGTACAACTGGTTTCACAAAAGTCAGCACATCCAGCAATCAGTTTACTACCTCGTCTGCAGCTTCAGGTTTTGTGACAGCCTCAACTAACAGTGGTGGAAACAAATATACAGGAAACTTTGGTGGACCACCTGGAGTGTTGGCACCAAATGGCATACCATCAAAGCCATCAGGATTTGTAACAGCGGCAACATCAGCACCGACTAAAGCTTTCAGTACATCACCTACCAGTGGCCCTTCATTTGGTACCACTTCCGCAGTCGGAAATTCTGGCAAGTTTACTGGTAGTTTTGGTGGACCTCCAGGAGTATTAAGGCCATATGACAATGTTAAATCTATTTAA
- the LOC142238440 gene encoding outer dynein arm-docking complex subunit 4 isoform X2 yields the protein MPRKKPKEDTIEEIEQNIKLFCDQSKNHMKSREYEKALVGYNQALELNNTDINALVSRSKCYLLLGEASKALVDANLALTEDKNNIRAIYQKAESLYYLGQFEQSLMYFHRGARARPELNSFRLGVQKTQEAIENTIGAKNKSGTTSASNKTKMKKSGDNTPKSQATSARPHRSKPTKAELERRNARKLLGELCVDKEYLENLLKHPDLIRADTNTENISSYAKEAVEFLNKRQEFWRQQRPCNALPNHKNLPMDAMPRWF from the exons ATGCCACGGAAAAAACCAAAAGAGGATACAATCGAAGAAATCGAGCAAAATATAAAACTATTTTGTGACCAATCAAAAAATCACATGAAATCTAGAGAATATGAAAAAGCACTGGTCGGCTATAACCAG GCCTTGGAGCTTAACAACACCGATATTAATGCTTTGGTTTCCCGTAGCAAATGTTATCTGCTTTTGGGAGAGGCTTCCAAAGCGTTGGTCGATGCTAATCTGGCCCTTACTGaggataaaaataatatacggGCCATTTATCAAAAAGCTGAATCTCTTTACTATCTGGGCCAATTTGAACAAAGCCTTATGTATTTCCATCGAGGAGCCAGGGCACGACCTGAACTAAACTCATTTCGCTTGGGCGTGCAGAAAACTCAAGAAGCTATAGAGAATACAATTGGTGCTAAAAACAAAAGTGGCACTACAAGTGCctcaaataaaaccaaaatgaaGAAGTCTGGAGACAATACTCCCAAATCCCAAGCAACTAGTGCTCGCCCACATAGATCGAAACCCACAAAAGCCGAATTGGAACGTAGAAACGCCCGTAAATTGTTGGGTGAGCTGTGTGTCGACAAGGAATATTTGGAGAATCTATTGAAGCATCCCGATTTGATCAGGGCCGATACAAATACAGAGAACATTTCTTCATATGCCAAGGAAGCCGTGGAGTTTCTTAATAAACGACAGGAGTTCTGGAGGCAACAACGTCCCTGCAATGCATTACCAAATCATAAAAATCTTCCCATGGATGCAATGCCACGCTggttttaa
- the flap gene encoding flapper isoform X1 produces MSKPMLYHHLPSPNGKTLLRMPSGRSNRLLFTTLVIIAASIWNNNVVYGAPAKLDSLVTQFPVDLQPPIVEATVVSADDKKALDSYGNPIESLKPIETPDGRKVISAQGLQFEIPNYASGITELKKPFDDLLPPFVDPIAVAVPNDSSESLTTVAGPHSSVGATEIDIENVHLVEIPSESSKKSLKGLPQYIIDLNDPDIDGPVEYMPNGERGLSVIAWDLLPPDHADPVNDKTNDGPNRKSIVGLSASQQHMGSASETSYTIQSSETSQEDKSGFGHSQIFSHNVETSTTARSTTTPRTTSTTVRTTTTPRTTTTQRTTTTPRTTTTPRTTTTPRTTTTPRTTRRTTTTTTTSTTPQPDSSEFFKLEGGDSYTLPSWLADIDDPDLDVAVAYVIPEDINQYNHTISKDILPPLEPYTDLNALNVTPPTTNKPSSTTTTVRTTTARPSTTTTTRTTTTTTTTTRRPTTTRSTTPRTTYRSGGGSSQGSHWVRAKPTKSTIRPTTSVFNNQITSSLSSQTFNSLSTTTSSGNYNRTPTTPTSSTTSTTTTTQKPKTTINSFNSHSTSVSNIDKITSEEVTSAGIQKPPNPFLGAYNPQPFSKPSTTTTTRKPTTTTTTTTTSTTPSPNDVNPFEPTIPPWLAQFDYVDVGPGVPFVYNPDDEESPVDDDIQPPSKFNAEGDSGKTTSSSFSNSQNSGQSSFSNKFSSTATSLTSASSIPSKVTIPLPSIEISQDDNTLTQPQDVFAPTQTSSAEAINVSKKTSSSFNAHFPARFEPTTAGVENTNKIPLAADRESFPPFNTPTIPGSPLPTKTTFSKSEDGKVITNNIFLNSGGSTTQSSVTKPFGTFVTGNSVTKGTGTGSTTGFTKVSTSSNQFTTSSAASGFVTASTNSGGNKYTGNFGGPPGVLAPNGIPSKPSGFVTAATSAPTKAFSTSPTSGPSFGTTSAVGNSGKFTGSFGGPPGVLRPYDNVKSI; encoded by the exons ATGTCTAAGCCTATGCTGTACCATCACTTGCCATCGCCAAATGGAAAAACCCTTTTGCGCATGCCCAGCGGCAGAAGCAATCGGCTGCTGTTCACAACACTGGTGATAATAGCTGCATCAATTTGGAATAACAATGTTGTTTATGGAGCACCAGCAAAACTTg actcacttgtaACGCAATTTCCTGTAGATTTACAGCCGCCCATTGTTGAGGCAACGGTAGTGAGCGCAGATGATAAGAAAGCTCTTGATAGCTATGGCAATCCGATTGAATCGTTAAAGCCCATTGAGACACCAGACGGCCGCAAAGTGATAAGTGCCCAAGGTCTGCAATTCGAAATACCCAATTATGCTTCAGGCATTACTGAATTGAAGAAGCCTTTCGATGACTTACTGCCACCATTTGTTG ATCCCATTGCCGTTGCCGTTCCCAATGATAGTTCGGAATCGCTTACAACTGTAGCTGGCCCCCATTCTTCGGTCGGTGCCACCGAAATAGatattgaaaatgttcatttagtGGAAATACCCTCGGAAAGCTCTAAGAAATCGCTTAAAGGTTTGCCTCAGTACATTATTGACTTGAATGATCCAGATATAGATGGCCCCGTGGAGTATATGCCCAATGGTGAGCGAGGTTTAAGTGTTATCGCATGGGACTTGCTGCCACCAGATCATGCTGATCCTGTTAATGATAAAACCAACGATGGTCCCAACCGAAAATCCATTGTAGGACTTTCAGCTAGTCAACAGCATATGGGATCAGCATCGGAAACCTCATACACCATTCAGTCTTCGGAAACTAGCCAAGAAGATAAGAGTGGATTTGGGCATAGTCAAATATTTTCGCACAATGTCGAGACATCTACAACTGCTAGGTCTACGACAACTCCTCGTACTACATCAACCACTGTTCGTACTACTACGACGCCACGTACAACTACCACACAACGCACAACTACCACACCACGAACTACTACAACACCACGTACTACAACAACACCACGTACTActacaacaccacgtaccactcGGAGAACAACTACCACAACTACTACAAGCACCACACCTCAGCCAGATTCGTCGGAATTCTTTAAATTAGAAGGTGGCGATTCATACACACTACCTTCATGGTTGGCCGACATAGATGATCCGGATCTGGATGTGGCAGTTGCCTATGTTATACCTGAGGATATCAATCAATATAATCATACCATTTCCAAAGATATTCTTCCACCTCTGGAACCCTATACAGACCTTAATGCCTTGAATGTAACACCTCCTACAACGAATAAACCTTCCAGCACCACTACTACAGTGAGAACTACAACTGCAAGGCCTTCAACGACAACAACTACTAGAACAACCACCACCACTACGACTACGACTAGAAGGCCAACAACCACCAGATCAACCACACCTAGAACCACCTATCGTTCTGGTGGCGGCAGTTCCCAAGGATCCCATTGGGTTCGAGCTAAGCCCACAAAATCAACAATTCGACCTACTACAAGTGTATTCAATAATCAAATCACCTCCTCACTCTCCAGTCAGACATTTAATTCACTCTCCACCACAACATCTTCTGGAAATTATAATCGCACTCCCACCACTCCCACATCCAGCACAACTAGCACGACGACAACTACCCAAAAGCCCAAAACGACTATAAATTCCTTTAATAGCCATTCTACCTCTGTCTCCAATATAGACAAAATCACCAGTGAAGAAGTAACGTCGGCAGGCATTCAAAAACCGCCAAATCCCTTCCTAGGAGCCTATAATCCTCAACCATTTTCTAAGCCTAGTACTACAACCACCACAAGGAAACCTACCACCACGACGACCACTACCACAACCAGCACAACACCATCTCCAAATGATGTGAATCCCTTTGAACCTACTATACCTCCATGGTTGGCCCAATTCGATTATGTTGATGTTGGTCCTGGTGTACCCTTCGTCTATAATCCGGATGACGAGGAGTCCCCTGTCGATGACGACATACAACCACCTTCTAAATTCAATGCTGAGGGAGATTCAGGCAAAACCACTTCATCTTCCTTTTCGAATTCCCAGAATTCTGGCCAATCAAGCTTCTCAAATAAATTCTCTTCTACTGCTACCTCTCTAACTTCTGCTTCTTCTATCCCATCCAAAGTAACAATTCCACTTCCATCCATTGAAATCAGTCAAGACGATAACACGTTGACACAACCGCAAGATGTGTTCGCACCAACGCAGACTAGTTCCGCGGAGGCcattaatgttagtaaaaagacCTCATCAagttttaacgcccattttccaGCACGATTTGAGCCAACTACTGCTGGCGTGGAGAATACCAATAAAATACCATTGGCTGCGGATCGTGAATCATTCCCACCATTCAATACTCCCACTATTCCCGGCTCACCATTGCCAACAAAGACAACTTTCAGCAAAAGTGAAGATGGCAAAGTTATAACCAATAACATTTTCCTCAATAGTGGAGGATCAACAACACAATCTTCAGTCACTAAGCCATTTGGAACATTTGTCACTGGCAACTCTGTAACTAAAG gtaCAGGTACAGGAAGTACAACTGGTTTCACAAAAGTCAGCACATCCAGCAATCAGTTTACTACCTCGTCTGCAGCTTCAGGTTTTGTGACAGCCTCAACTAACAGTGGTGGAAACAAATATACAGGAAACTTTGGTGGACCACCTGGAGTGTTGGCACCAAATGGCATACCATCAAAGCCATCAGGATTTGTAACAGCGGCAACATCAGCACCGACTAAAGCTTTCAGTACATCACCTACCAGTGGCCCTTCATTTGGTACCACTTCCGCAGTCGGAAATTCTGGCAAGTTTACTGGTAGTTTTGGTGGACCTCCAGGAGTATTAAGGCCATATGACAATGTTAAATCTATTTAA
- the flap gene encoding flapper isoform X2 yields MSKPMLYHHLPSPNGKTLLRMPSGRSNRLLFTTLVIIAASIWNNNVVYGAPAKLDLQPPIVEATVVSADDKKALDSYGNPIESLKPIETPDGRKVISAQGLQFEIPNYASGITELKKPFDDLLPPFVDPIAVAVPNDSSESLTTVAGPHSSVGATEIDIENVHLVEIPSESSKKSLKGLPQYIIDLNDPDIDGPVEYMPNGERGLSVIAWDLLPPDHADPVNDKTNDGPNRKSIVGLSASQQHMGSASETSYTIQSSETSQEDKSGFGHSQIFSHNVETSTTARSTTTPRTTSTTVRTTTTPRTTTTQRTTTTPRTTTTPRTTTTPRTTTTPRTTRRTTTTTTTSTTPQPDSSEFFKLEGGDSYTLPSWLADIDDPDLDVAVAYVIPEDINQYNHTISKDILPPLEPYTDLNALNVTPPTTNKPSSTTTTVRTTTARPSTTTTTRTTTTTTTTTRRPTTTRSTTPRTTYRSGGGSSQGSHWVRAKPTKSTIRPTTSVFNNQITSSLSSQTFNSLSTTTSSGNYNRTPTTPTSSTTSTTTTTQKPKTTINSFNSHSTSVSNIDKITSEEVTSAGIQKPPNPFLGAYNPQPFSKPSTTTTTRKPTTTTTTTTTSTTPSPNDVNPFEPTIPPWLAQFDYVDVGPGVPFVYNPDDEESPVDDDIQPPSKFNAEGDSGKTTSSSFSNSQNSGQSSFSNKFSSTATSLTSASSIPSKVTIPLPSIEISQDDNTLTQPQDVFAPTQTSSAEAINVSKKTSSSFNAHFPARFEPTTAGVENTNKIPLAADRESFPPFNTPTIPGSPLPTKTTFSKSEDGKVITNNIFLNSGGSTTQSSVTKPFGTFVTGNSVTKGTGTGSTTGFTKVSTSSNQFTTSSAASGFVTASTNSGGNKYTGNFGGPPGVLAPNGIPSKPSGFVTAATSAPTKAFSTSPTSGPSFGTTSAVGNSGKFTGSFGGPPGVLRPYDNVKSI; encoded by the exons ATGTCTAAGCCTATGCTGTACCATCACTTGCCATCGCCAAATGGAAAAACCCTTTTGCGCATGCCCAGCGGCAGAAGCAATCGGCTGCTGTTCACAACACTGGTGATAATAGCTGCATCAATTTGGAATAACAATGTTGTTTATGGAGCACCAGCAAAACTTg ATTTACAGCCGCCCATTGTTGAGGCAACGGTAGTGAGCGCAGATGATAAGAAAGCTCTTGATAGCTATGGCAATCCGATTGAATCGTTAAAGCCCATTGAGACACCAGACGGCCGCAAAGTGATAAGTGCCCAAGGTCTGCAATTCGAAATACCCAATTATGCTTCAGGCATTACTGAATTGAAGAAGCCTTTCGATGACTTACTGCCACCATTTGTTG ATCCCATTGCCGTTGCCGTTCCCAATGATAGTTCGGAATCGCTTACAACTGTAGCTGGCCCCCATTCTTCGGTCGGTGCCACCGAAATAGatattgaaaatgttcatttagtGGAAATACCCTCGGAAAGCTCTAAGAAATCGCTTAAAGGTTTGCCTCAGTACATTATTGACTTGAATGATCCAGATATAGATGGCCCCGTGGAGTATATGCCCAATGGTGAGCGAGGTTTAAGTGTTATCGCATGGGACTTGCTGCCACCAGATCATGCTGATCCTGTTAATGATAAAACCAACGATGGTCCCAACCGAAAATCCATTGTAGGACTTTCAGCTAGTCAACAGCATATGGGATCAGCATCGGAAACCTCATACACCATTCAGTCTTCGGAAACTAGCCAAGAAGATAAGAGTGGATTTGGGCATAGTCAAATATTTTCGCACAATGTCGAGACATCTACAACTGCTAGGTCTACGACAACTCCTCGTACTACATCAACCACTGTTCGTACTACTACGACGCCACGTACAACTACCACACAACGCACAACTACCACACCACGAACTACTACAACACCACGTACTACAACAACACCACGTACTActacaacaccacgtaccactcGGAGAACAACTACCACAACTACTACAAGCACCACACCTCAGCCAGATTCGTCGGAATTCTTTAAATTAGAAGGTGGCGATTCATACACACTACCTTCATGGTTGGCCGACATAGATGATCCGGATCTGGATGTGGCAGTTGCCTATGTTATACCTGAGGATATCAATCAATATAATCATACCATTTCCAAAGATATTCTTCCACCTCTGGAACCCTATACAGACCTTAATGCCTTGAATGTAACACCTCCTACAACGAATAAACCTTCCAGCACCACTACTACAGTGAGAACTACAACTGCAAGGCCTTCAACGACAACAACTACTAGAACAACCACCACCACTACGACTACGACTAGAAGGCCAACAACCACCAGATCAACCACACCTAGAACCACCTATCGTTCTGGTGGCGGCAGTTCCCAAGGATCCCATTGGGTTCGAGCTAAGCCCACAAAATCAACAATTCGACCTACTACAAGTGTATTCAATAATCAAATCACCTCCTCACTCTCCAGTCAGACATTTAATTCACTCTCCACCACAACATCTTCTGGAAATTATAATCGCACTCCCACCACTCCCACATCCAGCACAACTAGCACGACGACAACTACCCAAAAGCCCAAAACGACTATAAATTCCTTTAATAGCCATTCTACCTCTGTCTCCAATATAGACAAAATCACCAGTGAAGAAGTAACGTCGGCAGGCATTCAAAAACCGCCAAATCCCTTCCTAGGAGCCTATAATCCTCAACCATTTTCTAAGCCTAGTACTACAACCACCACAAGGAAACCTACCACCACGACGACCACTACCACAACCAGCACAACACCATCTCCAAATGATGTGAATCCCTTTGAACCTACTATACCTCCATGGTTGGCCCAATTCGATTATGTTGATGTTGGTCCTGGTGTACCCTTCGTCTATAATCCGGATGACGAGGAGTCCCCTGTCGATGACGACATACAACCACCTTCTAAATTCAATGCTGAGGGAGATTCAGGCAAAACCACTTCATCTTCCTTTTCGAATTCCCAGAATTCTGGCCAATCAAGCTTCTCAAATAAATTCTCTTCTACTGCTACCTCTCTAACTTCTGCTTCTTCTATCCCATCCAAAGTAACAATTCCACTTCCATCCATTGAAATCAGTCAAGACGATAACACGTTGACACAACCGCAAGATGTGTTCGCACCAACGCAGACTAGTTCCGCGGAGGCcattaatgttagtaaaaagacCTCATCAagttttaacgcccattttccaGCACGATTTGAGCCAACTACTGCTGGCGTGGAGAATACCAATAAAATACCATTGGCTGCGGATCGTGAATCATTCCCACCATTCAATACTCCCACTATTCCCGGCTCACCATTGCCAACAAAGACAACTTTCAGCAAAAGTGAAGATGGCAAAGTTATAACCAATAACATTTTCCTCAATAGTGGAGGATCAACAACACAATCTTCAGTCACTAAGCCATTTGGAACATTTGTCACTGGCAACTCTGTAACTAAAG gtaCAGGTACAGGAAGTACAACTGGTTTCACAAAAGTCAGCACATCCAGCAATCAGTTTACTACCTCGTCTGCAGCTTCAGGTTTTGTGACAGCCTCAACTAACAGTGGTGGAAACAAATATACAGGAAACTTTGGTGGACCACCTGGAGTGTTGGCACCAAATGGCATACCATCAAAGCCATCAGGATTTGTAACAGCGGCAACATCAGCACCGACTAAAGCTTTCAGTACATCACCTACCAGTGGCCCTTCATTTGGTACCACTTCCGCAGTCGGAAATTCTGGCAAGTTTACTGGTAGTTTTGGTGGACCTCCAGGAGTATTAAGGCCATATGACAATGTTAAATCTATTTAA